The following are encoded in a window of Mycobacteroides chelonae CCUG 47445 genomic DNA:
- a CDS encoding branched-chain amino acid aminotransferase, whose product MNPLPEFTRQLNPSPASPARRAEVLAAPGFGKYFTDHMVSIDWNTENGWHNAQVVPYGPITLDPSAIVLHYAQEVFEGLKAYRQPDGTIAAFRPEANAERMIQSCRRIAIPELPQELFIESLRQLIAVDSDWVPPGGGEESLYLRPFIIATEAGLGVRPAAEYRYLLIASPAGAYFSQGIKPVSVWLSHEYVRAAPGGIGAAKTGGNYAASLVAQAQAAEEGCDQVVWLDAIERRYIEEMGGMNLFFVFGRDGEARLVTPELSGSLLPGVTRKSLLQLASDAGFAIEERKIDVDELEKKAASGEITEVFACGTAAVITPVGRVKHSSGEFTIGEGEPGEVTMALRDTLTGIQRGTFADTHGWITKLG is encoded by the coding sequence ATGAATCCGCTTCCCGAGTTCACCCGGCAACTCAACCCGTCACCGGCCAGCCCGGCGCGTCGGGCTGAGGTACTGGCCGCGCCGGGCTTCGGGAAGTACTTCACCGACCACATGGTGTCCATCGACTGGAACACCGAAAATGGTTGGCACAATGCGCAAGTGGTGCCCTACGGCCCTATCACCCTTGACCCGTCGGCCATCGTGCTGCACTACGCGCAGGAGGTCTTCGAGGGGCTCAAGGCCTACCGGCAACCCGACGGGACCATCGCCGCGTTCCGGCCCGAGGCTAACGCCGAACGAATGATCCAGTCCTGCCGCCGCATCGCCATCCCCGAGCTACCGCAAGAGCTGTTCATCGAGTCGCTGCGTCAGCTGATTGCCGTCGACTCCGACTGGGTGCCGCCGGGCGGCGGCGAGGAATCGCTATATCTGCGGCCGTTCATCATCGCCACCGAGGCTGGTCTCGGGGTGCGGCCCGCCGCTGAGTACCGGTACTTGCTCATCGCCTCACCCGCTGGTGCGTACTTCTCACAGGGCATCAAGCCGGTCAGTGTGTGGCTCTCGCACGAATACGTGCGCGCCGCACCGGGCGGGATCGGCGCGGCGAAGACGGGTGGCAACTACGCCGCCTCGCTGGTCGCCCAGGCGCAGGCCGCGGAAGAGGGCTGCGATCAGGTGGTGTGGCTCGATGCCATCGAGCGCCGGTACATCGAAGAAATGGGTGGCATGAACCTGTTCTTCGTGTTCGGCCGCGACGGTGAGGCCCGTTTGGTCACTCCCGAACTATCCGGATCACTGCTGCCGGGTGTGACGCGGAAGTCCTTGTTGCAGCTGGCCTCCGACGCCGGATTCGCCATCGAGGAACGCAAGATCGACGTCGACGAGCTGGAGAAGAAGGCGGCCTCGGGAGAAATCACCGAGGTGTTCGCCTGCGGCACAGCCGCGGTCATCACGCCGGTCGGCCGCGTCAAGCATTCGAGCGGCGAATTCACCATCGGCGAAGGGGAGCCCGGCGAGGTGACCATGGCGCTGCGCGACACGCTGACCGGAATCCAGCGTGGCACCTTCGCCGATACGCACGGCTGGATCACCAAGCTCGGCTAG
- a CDS encoding metallophosphoesterase: MPRNPVNPAGETPDMGIPEPIARSMSMAEQYEWHRGYLRRHPVSRRNFLRGSAAAAAVAALGASPFGRRAYADDAPLGVAGRRVGYGADSSSQLSFSGQLSRNPHGTKIFLDHGPTPELGASLEAEIRNLVTQIPSSDHGVLGAEQFYVHAPVHGLGGGTEHFYRWRTADGFSSDIRSAATALPSARNAFAPFRFTMMGDQGTDETPALPPNLAPGEYDDSYYSADNDPATPHTQNVMNQIVACRPDFHILAGDIAYADPSGMGKKPEFVSSGGKAAAGFDKYNPFVWDVYLTSIESSASTTPWMFATGNHDMEAAYGNHGYGGHLARLGFPGNGPAGCPSAYSFTYGNVAVLSLDANDVSYEIRANTGYSGGSQTGWVGRTLAAYRANPNIDFIVCFFHHCAYSTTLSHASDGGVRDAWCALFDRYQVDLVLQGHNHVFERTDPIRAGRPTREAGDRSTVDPESDGTVYYTVGSAGRPRYDFQPGEPEGYRGRELTDTLVPNSYVWAPDGSKHAEAVTWSRVRYRNYAFIRVDVRPGTFVSEMDVTAVDEYGREFDTVTYRRPVRAQAS, translated from the coding sequence ATGCCGCGCAACCCTGTGAACCCCGCCGGCGAGACGCCGGATATGGGGATTCCCGAGCCGATCGCCCGCTCGATGTCCATGGCCGAACAGTACGAATGGCATCGCGGATATCTGCGTCGCCACCCGGTCTCGCGTCGCAACTTCCTGCGGGGATCGGCCGCCGCTGCCGCGGTCGCCGCGCTGGGCGCATCACCGTTTGGGCGGCGGGCGTATGCCGATGACGCACCACTGGGTGTGGCCGGCAGGCGGGTGGGGTACGGCGCAGATTCGTCCAGCCAGCTCAGCTTTTCCGGGCAGCTGTCCAGAAATCCGCACGGCACCAAGATCTTTCTCGACCATGGGCCAACCCCCGAACTCGGCGCCTCCCTCGAAGCCGAGATCCGCAATCTTGTGACCCAGATTCCCTCAAGCGATCACGGGGTGCTGGGAGCCGAACAGTTCTACGTGCACGCGCCCGTCCACGGACTCGGCGGTGGCACTGAGCACTTCTACCGCTGGCGCACCGCCGACGGATTCTCGAGCGATATCCGTTCCGCTGCGACGGCCCTCCCGTCCGCACGAAACGCATTCGCCCCCTTCCGCTTCACCATGATGGGCGATCAGGGCACCGACGAGACCCCCGCGCTCCCACCAAATCTGGCTCCCGGTGAATACGACGACAGCTACTACAGCGCCGACAACGACCCGGCCACGCCGCACACGCAGAACGTCATGAATCAGATTGTGGCCTGCCGCCCCGATTTCCATATCCTGGCCGGAGACATCGCCTATGCGGACCCATCAGGAATGGGAAAGAAGCCAGAGTTCGTGTCTTCCGGTGGCAAGGCCGCGGCCGGGTTCGACAAATACAACCCGTTCGTCTGGGATGTCTACCTGACCTCCATCGAATCCAGTGCCTCGACAACACCGTGGATGTTTGCCACCGGCAATCACGACATGGAAGCCGCGTACGGAAATCACGGCTACGGCGGCCATCTGGCCCGTCTCGGATTCCCCGGCAACGGCCCCGCGGGGTGCCCGTCCGCGTACTCGTTCACCTACGGCAATGTCGCTGTCCTGTCCCTGGACGCCAATGACGTGTCCTACGAGATCAGGGCGAACACCGGCTACTCGGGTGGCAGCCAAACCGGTTGGGTGGGAAGAACTTTAGCGGCGTATCGAGCGAACCCGAATATCGACTTCATCGTGTGCTTCTTTCACCACTGCGCGTACTCGACAACGCTGTCCCATGCCAGCGACGGTGGCGTGCGCGACGCGTGGTGCGCGCTGTTCGACCGCTATCAGGTGGATCTGGTGCTGCAGGGGCACAACCACGTCTTCGAGCGCACGGATCCGATTCGCGCGGGACGTCCGACCCGAGAGGCCGGCGATCGGTCCACCGTCGACCCCGAATCGGATGGCACCGTGTACTACACCGTGGGTTCTGCGGGCCGACCCCGCTATGACTTTCAGCCGGGCGAGCCGGAGGGATACCGGGGCCGCGAACTCACCGATACGTTGGTTCCCAACAGCTACGTCTGGGCGCCTGACGGCAGTAAGCACGCCGAGGCAGTCACCTGGTCGCGCGTGCGGTATCGCAACTACGCATTCATCCGTGTCGACGTGCGGCCGGGGACATTCGTCAGCGAGATGGATGTCACGGCCGTCGACGAGTATGGACGCGAATTCGACACGGTGACCTATCGCCGACCCGTACGCGCACAGGCGTCCTAG
- a CDS encoding adenosylcobinamide-GDP ribazoletransferase, with product MNRLLRLLRPVGGAFEFSTVAPVPARLAGTLSGPVLAALPVVGAALGALAAATAYLATSAYIGPIAGLAAATVVVLATRGMHIDGLSDTADGLGCYGPPERALTVMRDGSAGPFGVAAVIITLLAQTLSFGMLASRQEWLAIALAIAVGRVSAVVACRRGVPGAAHSGFGARVAGSQPLWLTGIWVLAALAVGVLAQPWRPWQGPVAVAIALGAGVLLVRHCVRRFGGITGDVLGASIEVTTTLAALGFAAS from the coding sequence GTGAACCGGCTGCTGCGGCTGCTGCGGCCCGTCGGCGGAGCCTTCGAATTCTCCACCGTGGCACCGGTTCCCGCACGGCTCGCCGGTACCCTCTCGGGCCCGGTACTGGCGGCGCTGCCCGTGGTGGGCGCCGCACTCGGTGCGCTCGCCGCGGCAACCGCCTACTTGGCCACATCTGCCTACATCGGGCCCATCGCGGGGCTTGCCGCCGCAACGGTGGTGGTGCTGGCGACCCGCGGCATGCATATCGACGGCCTGTCAGACACCGCGGATGGGCTCGGCTGCTACGGACCACCGGAGCGCGCACTCACCGTGATGCGCGATGGTTCGGCCGGACCGTTTGGGGTGGCCGCGGTGATCATCACCCTTCTGGCACAGACATTGTCGTTCGGAATGCTGGCCTCGCGGCAGGAATGGCTGGCCATCGCGCTGGCGATCGCGGTGGGGCGCGTCAGCGCAGTGGTGGCGTGTCGGCGCGGCGTGCCCGGTGCCGCACACAGCGGCTTCGGTGCCCGGGTGGCCGGGTCGCAGCCTTTGTGGCTGACGGGCATCTGGGTGCTGGCGGCGTTGGCCGTCGGCGTCCTCGCGCAGCCCTGGCGGCCATGGCAAGGGCCGGTCGCGGTGGCGATCGCACTGGGCGCTGGAGTGCTGCTGGTGCGCCACTGCGTACGCAGGTTCGGTGGCATCACCGGAGACGTGTTAGGAGCGAGCATCGAGGTGACCACCACGCTGGCAGCACTCGGATTCGCGGCCTCGTGA
- the cobT gene encoding nicotinate-nucleotide--dimethylbenzimidazole phosphoribosyltransferase, translating into MSGSEAPRFAPVSAPNPEIADAARDRQRQLTKPDGALGRLEELSVWVAACQNQCPPNTFQRPRVVVFAGDHGVAAAGVSAYPPSVTAQMVRNIEAGGAAVNVLAALAGASVRVADIAVGRPSGNIAVEDALTEEQAHAALAAGIDLADAEIDSGADLLIAGDMGIGNTTPATVLVAALTGSEPVAVVGRGTGVDDAGWARKTAAVRDALRRTKDVRADPVALLARAGGADLAAITGFVAHAAVRRTPVLLDGLVVTAAALVAEQLAPGARQWWLAGHRSTEPAHSLALQRLRLDPVLDLQMRLGEGSGALVALPVLQAAAGTLAQMATFDEARIDGPGA; encoded by the coding sequence GTGAGCGGCAGCGAAGCACCGCGATTCGCCCCGGTCTCGGCGCCCAACCCGGAAATCGCCGACGCCGCGCGTGATCGGCAACGGCAGCTCACCAAGCCGGATGGCGCATTGGGGCGTCTGGAAGAGCTCTCGGTGTGGGTGGCGGCCTGCCAGAATCAGTGCCCCCCTAACACTTTCCAACGCCCCCGGGTGGTCGTCTTCGCCGGTGATCATGGTGTGGCTGCCGCCGGGGTGTCCGCCTATCCCCCGTCGGTGACCGCGCAGATGGTGCGCAACATCGAAGCGGGCGGCGCGGCCGTCAACGTGCTCGCCGCACTCGCCGGAGCCAGTGTGCGCGTCGCCGACATCGCCGTGGGCCGCCCCAGCGGCAATATCGCCGTCGAGGACGCTCTCACCGAGGAACAGGCTCACGCCGCGCTGGCTGCCGGTATCGACCTGGCCGACGCCGAGATCGACTCCGGAGCCGATCTGCTCATCGCGGGCGATATGGGCATCGGCAACACCACTCCCGCGACGGTGTTGGTGGCGGCGCTCACCGGAAGCGAACCGGTGGCGGTGGTGGGCCGCGGCACCGGAGTCGACGACGCCGGGTGGGCACGCAAGACTGCCGCGGTGCGCGATGCGTTGCGCCGCACCAAGGATGTACGTGCCGACCCGGTGGCACTGCTCGCCCGGGCAGGCGGCGCCGATCTGGCGGCAATCACCGGTTTCGTGGCGCACGCGGCGGTGCGGCGCACCCCTGTGCTGCTCGACGGGCTGGTGGTGACCGCAGCCGCACTGGTGGCCGAGCAGCTGGCCCCGGGCGCACGCCAGTGGTGGCTCGCCGGGCATCGCTCCACCGAGCCAGCGCATTCGCTTGCCCTGCAACGTCTCCGACTGGATCCCGTACTGGATCTGCAGATGCGCTTGGGCGAGGGCTCCGGGGCGCTCGTCGCGCTGCCGGTGTTGCAGGCCGCCGCGGGCACACTGGCACAGATGGCGACCTTCGATGAGGCCCGAATCGACGGGCCGGGCGCGTGA
- a CDS encoding bifunctional adenosylcobinamide kinase/adenosylcobinamide-phosphate guanylyltransferase translates to MATTLVLGGIRSGKSRFAESLLPASGPVRYLATGTSVREDEAWAHRVAAHRSRRPDDWSTAETTDIADELRAPDAVPTLVDDLGGWLTARMDARAAWDRGGEVVAADIDELVDAIGSYGSELVIVSPEVGLTIVPATASGRLFADQLGALNQAVAQRCQRVLLVVAGQPLAIKGAAE, encoded by the coding sequence GTGGCTACCACGCTGGTGCTCGGTGGAATACGTTCGGGAAAATCACGTTTCGCCGAGTCTCTGCTGCCTGCCTCAGGCCCAGTGCGCTACCTGGCAACCGGAACATCTGTCCGCGAGGACGAGGCATGGGCGCACAGGGTGGCCGCACACCGGTCTCGGCGTCCCGATGACTGGTCGACCGCCGAGACAACCGATATCGCCGACGAACTGCGCGCACCCGATGCGGTGCCGACGCTCGTCGACGATCTCGGGGGGTGGCTGACCGCGAGGATGGATGCCCGCGCGGCATGGGACCGTGGTGGCGAGGTTGTGGCCGCCGATATCGATGAGCTGGTCGATGCGATCGGCTCTTATGGCAGCGAATTGGTGATCGTGAGCCCAGAGGTCGGATTGACCATTGTGCCCGCCACCGCATCTGGGCGGCTGTTCGCCGATCAGCTCGGCGCACTGAATCAGGCCGTGGCCCAGCGGTGTCAACGGGTTCTCCTGGTGGTGGCCGGTCAGCCACTGGCCATCAAGGGAGCCGCTGAGTGA
- a CDS encoding DUF3043 domain-containing protein, whose translation MNLLGRKKSTSENGAADDSSSAAGETDVTSPTQAGKGRPTPKRDAGKRRGPVAPAPLTSAEARQRRKSLRGPKLSRAERKVENAERRARMSDSREKMMAGDEAYLLPRDKGPVRAFARDIVDSRRNVLGLFMPLALFLIFTMFAVPSVQVQMWMTPAMLVLMIVMIVDGVFVGRLVNKRVSERFPTSDEGGFKLGWYAASRASQLRKMRAPRPRVNRGEPV comes from the coding sequence GTGAATCTGCTCGGCCGAAAGAAATCCACCTCCGAAAACGGCGCCGCCGACGACTCCTCATCAGCTGCCGGTGAGACGGACGTCACATCGCCGACGCAGGCTGGAAAGGGCCGCCCCACCCCGAAGCGGGATGCCGGCAAGCGTCGTGGACCTGTCGCCCCGGCACCCTTGACCAGTGCCGAGGCCCGGCAGCGTCGCAAGTCCCTGCGCGGGCCGAAACTGTCGCGGGCCGAACGCAAGGTCGAGAACGCAGAGCGCCGCGCCAGGATGTCCGACAGCCGCGAAAAGATGATGGCCGGCGATGAGGCGTATCTGCTGCCTCGCGACAAGGGCCCCGTGCGCGCGTTCGCCCGCGACATCGTCGATTCACGGCGCAATGTGCTGGGGCTGTTCATGCCTCTGGCACTGTTCCTGATCTTCACCATGTTCGCGGTGCCGTCTGTGCAGGTGCAGATGTGGATGACCCCGGCGATGCTGGTCTTGATGATCGTCATGATCGTCGACGGGGTTTTCGTCGGCAGACTCGTGAACAAGCGCGTCTCCGAACGCTTCCCGACCAGCGACGAGGGCGGCTTCAAACTCGGCTGGTACGCGGCCAGCCGCGCATCGCAGTTGCGCAAGATGCGCGCACCACGCCCCCGGGTGAACCGCGGCGAGCCGGTCTAG
- a CDS encoding glycerate kinase, which translates to MSQILVAPDSFGDTLTATEAATAIAQGWGRTRPDDIVILSPQSDGGPGFVDVLAAQLVTAHRHALRIRGPLDEDVDAEWLLDGTTAYIECAQACGLSLLKRAPSVDTAWRAHSTGVGQLIAAALDGGATRIVVGLGGSSSTDGGAGLIAGLGGLVVAQRRLATTELVVASDVEHPLLGPHGAAAVFGPQKGADPDTVRRLEARLAGWVAEMEEQTGRGVRDLAGAGAAGGIGAALLALGARRESGARIVAEHTGLDAAIVRAGLVITGEGKFDDQTLHGKVAGAVARHAATSGIPVLVLAGQVTLTADEYGRAGIARAESIAQFAGSVRLAMEDAAGQLAGLAAQVARDWSHG; encoded by the coding sequence ATGAGTCAGATTCTGGTGGCGCCCGACAGCTTCGGAGACACGCTCACCGCCACGGAGGCGGCGACCGCCATCGCGCAGGGCTGGGGAAGGACTCGCCCCGACGACATCGTCATCCTCAGCCCCCAATCAGACGGGGGACCCGGGTTCGTCGATGTGCTGGCCGCGCAGCTGGTCACGGCGCACCGGCACGCGCTGCGAATACGCGGTCCTCTGGATGAGGACGTCGACGCCGAGTGGCTGCTCGACGGCACGACCGCCTACATCGAATGCGCGCAGGCCTGTGGGCTGTCGCTGCTCAAACGTGCGCCGTCTGTCGATACCGCGTGGCGTGCGCACAGCACCGGGGTCGGGCAACTGATCGCGGCGGCGCTCGATGGTGGAGCCACCCGCATCGTGGTCGGCCTTGGTGGCAGCAGCAGCACGGATGGGGGTGCGGGGCTCATCGCGGGCCTTGGCGGGCTCGTTGTGGCCCAGCGGCGCCTGGCCACAACGGAATTGGTGGTCGCCAGCGACGTCGAGCATCCGCTGCTGGGCCCACATGGTGCGGCCGCGGTGTTCGGTCCGCAGAAGGGCGCAGACCCGGACACCGTCAGACGCCTGGAGGCACGGCTGGCCGGGTGGGTCGCAGAAATGGAGGAGCAGACCGGCCGGGGCGTGCGGGACCTCGCCGGAGCCGGGGCTGCCGGCGGGATCGGTGCGGCGCTGCTCGCGCTCGGAGCGCGTCGCGAATCGGGAGCACGAATCGTCGCCGAACACACCGGCCTGGACGCTGCGATCGTGCGGGCGGGCCTGGTGATCACCGGCGAAGGCAAGTTCGATGACCAAACCCTGCACGGCAAGGTGGCCGGGGCGGTCGCGCGCCACGCCGCGACCTCCGGCATCCCGGTGTTGGTGCTGGCCGGGCAGGTGACGCTGACAGCTGACGAATACGGGCGGGCCGGAATCGCGCGTGCCGAATCGATCGCCCAGTTCGCGGGGTCCGTGCGGTTGGCCATGGAGGATGCGGCGGGCCAGCTGGCGGGCCTGGCGGCCCAGGTCGCACGTGACTGGTCACACGGCTAG
- a CDS encoding HesB/IscA family protein, giving the protein MTVQDESTATSTEETHGAVLTDAAAAKAKALLDQEGRDDLSLRIAVQPGGCAGLRYQLFFDDRTLDGDLVTEFDGVKLTVDRMSAPYIQGASIDFVDTIEKQGFTIDNPNATGSCACGDSFN; this is encoded by the coding sequence ATGACTGTCCAAGACGAATCGACTGCCACCTCCACCGAGGAAACTCATGGTGCCGTCTTGACCGACGCTGCCGCCGCCAAGGCCAAGGCGCTGCTGGATCAGGAAGGCCGCGACGACCTGTCGCTGCGCATCGCGGTCCAGCCCGGTGGTTGCGCGGGCCTGCGATACCAGTTGTTCTTCGACGACCGCACCCTGGACGGTGACCTGGTCACCGAGTTCGACGGTGTGAAGCTGACCGTGGACCGGATGAGTGCCCCGTACATCCAGGGTGCCTCGATCGACTTCGTCGACACCATCGAGAAGCAGGGCTTCACGATCGACAACCCGAACGCCACCGGCTCCTGCGCCTGCGGCGACTCCTTCAACTGA
- a CDS encoding carbohydrate kinase family protein — translation MSIIVTGSIATDHLMNFPGKFSEQLLVEHLQKVSLSFLVDDLEIRRGGVAGNIAFAIGVLGGKPALVGAVGADFNEYRSWLEGHGVNCDGVLISQTAHTARFVCTTDQDMAQIASFYPGAMSEARDISLADVVSTTGTPELVIIGANDPDAMFRHTEECRSLGLPFAADPSQQLARLSGEQARELVGGATYLFTNDYEWDLLLSKTGWTEADVRERVELRITTLGPNGVEIVEKDGTSLKVGVVPEKGQVDPTGVGDAWRAGFLTARSAGLSLERSAQLGSLVATLVLETVGTQEWVWERDEALARLADAYGPDAADEIGAAL, via the coding sequence GTGTCCATCATCGTTACCGGATCCATTGCGACCGACCACCTCATGAACTTCCCCGGAAAGTTCTCCGAGCAGCTGTTGGTCGAGCACCTGCAGAAGGTGTCCCTCAGCTTCCTGGTCGACGATCTGGAAATCCGTCGTGGAGGCGTCGCGGGGAACATCGCGTTCGCCATCGGCGTGCTCGGCGGCAAGCCCGCTCTGGTGGGCGCCGTGGGTGCGGACTTCAACGAGTACCGGTCCTGGCTCGAGGGCCACGGCGTCAACTGCGACGGCGTGCTGATCTCCCAGACCGCGCACACCGCGCGTTTCGTGTGCACGACCGATCAGGACATGGCTCAGATCGCGTCCTTCTATCCGGGTGCGATGTCCGAAGCCCGTGACATCTCGCTGGCAGATGTCGTATCGACTACCGGGACACCGGAATTGGTGATCATCGGAGCCAACGACCCCGATGCCATGTTCCGGCACACCGAGGAATGCCGCAGCCTGGGATTGCCGTTCGCGGCTGATCCGTCGCAGCAGCTGGCCCGGCTCTCCGGTGAGCAGGCCCGCGAACTCGTCGGGGGTGCCACCTACCTGTTCACCAACGACTACGAGTGGGATCTGTTGCTCTCCAAGACGGGGTGGACCGAGGCGGACGTGCGTGAGCGTGTCGAGCTGCGGATCACCACCCTGGGCCCCAACGGCGTCGAGATCGTGGAGAAGGACGGCACCTCCCTCAAGGTGGGGGTGGTCCCGGAGAAGGGGCAGGTCGACCCGACCGGTGTCGGCGACGCATGGCGTGCCGGATTCCTCACCGCCCGTAGTGCCGGCTTGAGCCTGGAGCGTTCGGCGCAGCTGGGATCGCTGGTGGCCACGTTGGTGCTGGAGACCGTGGGAACCCAGGAATGGGTGTGGGAGCGCGACGAGGCGCTGGCCCGCCTCGCCGACGCGTACGGCCCGGACGCCGCCGACGAGATCGGTGCGGCTCTTTAG
- the asnB gene encoding asparagine synthase (glutamine-hydrolyzing) — MCGLVAWLGPPGSSLESHSPAVDAAMVHMRHRGPDEPGIWHEENVLFGFNRLSIIDIAHSHQPLRWGPADTPDRYVLVFNGEIYNYLELRETLRAEHGAAFATEGDGEAILAAYHFWGPDALHRLRGMFAFAIWDTIERELFCARDPFGIKPLFMATGPGGTALGSEKKCLLDLVEQLGIGTELDLRALQHYTTLQYVPEPESLHTEIRRLESGSYARIAPGQEPRVTRYFPARFAVTPFTRATRQSRYDEITEVLSDSVAKHMRADVTVGSFLSGGIDSTAIAALAIRHNPKLITFTTGFERQGYSEVDVAVESAEAIGARHVVKVVSQEEFVSALPEIVWYLDDPVADPSLVPLYFVAKEARKHVKVVLSGEGADELFGGYTIYREPLSLKPFEYLPGALRRGAARLSAAIPDGVRGKSLLNRGSMTLEQRYYGNARSFDDEQLRAVLPHYRPEWGHQDVTAALYERCAGWDPVARMQYVDLFTWLRGDILVKADKMTMANSLELRVPFLDPEVFRVASQLPYREKITRETTKYALRRALEPIVPAHVLHRTKLGFPVPIRHWFVDGLLHDWARETLATTQAGHLIDVPAVGRMLTEHAAGTADHSRRLWTVLIFMLWHAIFVEQSVRPNIQEPHYPVQL, encoded by the coding sequence GTGTGTGGACTGGTGGCGTGGCTGGGCCCGCCCGGGTCTTCGCTCGAATCTCATAGCCCTGCGGTGGATGCGGCGATGGTGCATATGCGTCATCGCGGCCCCGATGAGCCCGGAATCTGGCACGAGGAAAACGTGCTCTTCGGCTTCAACCGGCTCTCGATCATCGACATCGCGCATTCGCATCAACCGTTGCGCTGGGGACCGGCGGACACCCCGGACCGATATGTGCTGGTCTTCAACGGCGAGATTTACAACTACCTGGAACTCAGGGAGACGCTGCGGGCCGAGCACGGCGCCGCATTCGCCACCGAGGGCGACGGCGAGGCGATTCTGGCGGCCTACCACTTCTGGGGCCCGGATGCGCTGCACCGGCTGCGTGGCATGTTCGCCTTCGCGATCTGGGACACGATTGAACGCGAGTTGTTCTGCGCGCGAGATCCTTTCGGCATAAAGCCGCTGTTCATGGCGACAGGCCCGGGCGGCACCGCGCTGGGCAGCGAGAAGAAATGCCTGCTGGATCTGGTGGAGCAGTTGGGCATCGGGACCGAACTGGACCTGCGGGCGCTGCAGCACTACACAACGCTGCAGTACGTTCCGGAGCCAGAGAGCCTGCACACCGAGATCCGCCGCCTGGAATCCGGTTCGTACGCGCGCATCGCCCCCGGCCAGGAGCCACGCGTCACGCGTTACTTCCCGGCCCGGTTCGCCGTCACGCCCTTCACCCGCGCGACCCGTCAGTCCCGGTACGACGAGATCACCGAGGTGCTTTCCGATTCGGTGGCCAAGCACATGCGGGCCGATGTCACGGTGGGTTCGTTCCTGTCCGGAGGTATCGACTCCACGGCCATCGCCGCGCTGGCGATCCGGCACAATCCGAAGCTCATCACGTTCACGACTGGCTTTGAGCGGCAAGGCTATTCCGAAGTCGATGTGGCGGTTGAGTCCGCCGAGGCGATCGGTGCCCGGCACGTCGTGAAGGTGGTCAGCCAGGAGGAGTTCGTTTCCGCGCTGCCCGAGATCGTCTGGTATCTGGACGATCCGGTGGCGGATCCATCCCTGGTGCCGCTGTACTTCGTGGCCAAAGAGGCCCGTAAACACGTCAAGGTGGTGCTCTCCGGCGAGGGCGCAGACGAACTCTTCGGTGGATACACGATCTACCGGGAACCTTTGTCGCTCAAGCCTTTCGAATACCTACCCGGTGCGTTGCGACGCGGTGCGGCACGGCTCTCGGCCGCCATCCCGGACGGGGTGCGCGGCAAGAGCCTGCTGAACCGCGGCTCGATGACACTGGAGCAGCGCTACTACGGAAACGCCCGCAGCTTCGATGATGAACAGCTGCGCGCGGTGCTCCCCCACTATCGCCCGGAATGGGGACACCAGGACGTCACCGCCGCTCTCTACGAGCGATGCGCGGGCTGGGATCCGGTGGCGCGCATGCAGTATGTGGATCTTTTCACCTGGCTGCGCGGAGACATTCTGGTCAAGGCCGACAAGATGACAATGGCGAACTCGCTCGAGCTGCGGGTGCCGTTCCTCGATCCCGAGGTGTTCAGGGTGGCCTCGCAGCTGCCCTACCGGGAGAAGATCACCCGCGAAACCACGAAGTACGCCCTCCGCAGGGCACTGGAACCCATTGTGCCGGCGCATGTTCTGCACCGGACCAAGCTCGGTTTCCCGGTACCCATCAGGCACTGGTTCGTCGATGGACTGCTACACGACTGGGCCCGCGAGACGCTGGCGACCACGCAAGCCGGGCACTTGATCGATGTGCCCGCCGTCGGCCGGATGCTCACCGAGCACGCGGCCGGCACCGCCGATCACAGCCGCAGGCTGTGGACGGTGCTGATCTTCATGCTGTGGCACGCGATCTTCGTCGAGCAGTCGGTGCGGCCGAACATCCAGGAGCCGCATTACCCGGTGCAGCTCTAA